The following proteins are encoded in a genomic region of Rhodoferax aquaticus:
- a CDS encoding MerR family transcriptional regulator, with protein sequence MEKILPPIPAKRYFTIGEVAELCGVKPHVLRYWEQEFTQLRPMKRRGNRRYYQHSEVLMIRRIRDLLYDQGFTISGARNKMQELLQERHDSSLPKEDVVEGLHVEDLPLADGLDATLGWSLQQIRTELIHIRTLLV encoded by the coding sequence ATGGAGAAAATTCTCCCTCCCATTCCCGCAAAACGCTACTTCACTATCGGCGAGGTGGCTGAGTTGTGCGGCGTAAAACCTCACGTACTGCGCTATTGGGAGCAAGAGTTCACCCAACTGCGCCCAATGAAGCGTCGCGGCAACCGTCGCTACTATCAGCATAGTGAAGTACTGATGATTCGTCGTATCAGGGATCTTTTGTATGACCAAGGATTCACCATTAGCGGCGCGCGCAACAAGATGCAGGAGCTTCTGCAGGAGCGACACGACTCGTCGTTACCTAAAGAGGATGTGGTTGAGGGACTTCATGTTGAAGACTTACCGCTTGCCGACGGTTTGGATGCTACCTTGGGTTGGAGTCTTCAACAGATCAGAACTGAGTTGATCCATATTCGTACTTTGCTAGTCTGA
- a CDS encoding ankyrin repeat domain-containing protein → MKTSARRFGIGILFLLFGTPAVAGSYEDFFVAVRQDNPAEVIALLNKGFDPNTVNPNGVPAILAALQLNSPKVAKALALNPNTLVDVRTTKDESPLMLSAIKGYNDVSWILIQRDADINKPGWTPLHYAATGGNLEIVNELLAKHAYVDAESPNGTTALMMAALYGSADVVRALLAAEADLTVKNSLGLSALDFAQKSERKEIIELIASKMRVQRSKSGW, encoded by the coding sequence ATGAAGACCAGTGCGCGGCGGTTTGGTATAGGCATACTGTTCCTTCTCTTTGGAACACCCGCGGTGGCAGGCTCCTATGAAGACTTCTTTGTGGCGGTCCGACAAGACAATCCCGCTGAGGTCATTGCGTTACTCAATAAAGGGTTTGATCCCAACACGGTGAATCCAAACGGTGTTCCCGCTATTTTGGCCGCTCTTCAACTGAACTCTCCGAAAGTGGCAAAAGCTCTCGCATTGAACCCCAATACCCTGGTTGATGTCAGAACAACAAAAGACGAAAGCCCTCTGATGCTTTCGGCGATAAAAGGCTACAACGATGTGTCGTGGATACTCATACAGCGAGACGCTGACATAAACAAGCCTGGATGGACTCCTTTGCACTATGCAGCGACAGGTGGCAACCTTGAAATCGTCAATGAACTACTGGCGAAGCATGCGTATGTTGATGCGGAATCACCAAATGGCACCACTGCCTTGATGATGGCAGCTTTGTATGGCAGTGCAGACGTAGTGCGAGCACTCCTTGCTGCGGAAGCAGACTTGACGGTAAAGAATAGTCTCGGTCTCAGCGCACTGGACTTTGCTCAAAAGTCTGAACGAAAAGAAATTATTGAGTTGATCGCGTCAAAGATGCGCGTTCAACGCTCTAAGTCGGGGTGGTAA
- a CDS encoding TatD family hydrolase yields MFTDSHCHLNFPEFTSSLGEIRAAMALAQVERALCICTTLEEFPAVHKLALDYDNFWATVGVHPDNEDVREPTVAELVSLGTLSKVLAVGETGLDYYRLNGRSIQEMEWQRERFRNHIRAARSLQKPLVIHTRSASQDTLDILRDEGEDGSADCAGGVFHCFTESMEVARAALDLGFYISFSGILTFKSAQDIRAVAAYVPLDRVLIETDSPYLAPVPYRGKTNNPSYVPYVAHQLAELKQCAVAEVALATTMNFNRLFLSPKK; encoded by the coding sequence ATGTTTACTGACTCACATTGCCACCTAAACTTTCCAGAATTTACCTCTAGTCTGGGCGAGATTCGTGCGGCTATGGCCTTGGCGCAGGTTGAAAGGGCGCTTTGTATTTGTACGACGTTAGAAGAGTTTCCTGCCGTGCATAAGCTGGCTTTAGACTACGATAACTTCTGGGCCACGGTCGGTGTACACCCAGACAATGAAGATGTTCGAGAGCCCACAGTAGCTGAGTTGGTCTCACTTGGTACGTTGTCTAAAGTTCTTGCGGTTGGTGAAACTGGGCTTGATTACTACCGGCTCAATGGGCGATCGATTCAAGAGATGGAATGGCAGCGCGAACGCTTCCGAAATCATATAAGGGCAGCTCGCAGCCTCCAAAAACCTTTGGTAATCCATACGCGTAGCGCATCCCAAGACACGTTGGATATTTTGCGAGATGAGGGCGAGGATGGGTCTGCTGATTGCGCGGGTGGGGTGTTCCACTGCTTCACTGAAAGCATGGAAGTAGCAAGAGCAGCACTTGATCTTGGCTTTTACATTTCATTCTCAGGAATTTTGACCTTTAAGTCAGCTCAAGACATTCGTGCGGTCGCTGCCTATGTGCCTTTAGATCGCGTGCTTATTGAGACGGATAGTCCATACCTTGCGCCCGTTCCATATAGAGGAAAAACCAACAATCCATCCTATGTTCCATATGTAGCACATCAGTTGGCTGAGTTGAAGCAGTGCGCTGTTGCGGAAGTAGCTTTGGCTACGACCATGAACTTCAATAGGCTTTTCTTAAGCCCTAAAAAATGA
- a CDS encoding PilZ domain-containing protein, with protein MSTTPPPAPRPSVIQLSIKEKAALYAAYIPVFTEGGIFIPTTREYMLGDDVYVLLSLPEDTQRYPVAGKVAWVTPAKAAGNRAQGVGILFPKDEKSRLLKLKIEEILGAHLASDRTTQTI; from the coding sequence ATGAGTACCACACCTCCACCAGCTCCGCGGCCTAGTGTCATCCAGTTGTCGATCAAGGAAAAGGCCGCCTTGTATGCAGCTTACATTCCAGTTTTTACAGAGGGTGGGATTTTTATTCCAACGACACGGGAGTACATGCTGGGTGATGATGTCTATGTTCTTCTATCGCTGCCAGAGGATACACAGCGATATCCTGTTGCCGGCAAAGTAGCCTGGGTTACGCCGGCAAAGGCAGCGGGCAATCGCGCACAAGGAGTAGGCATTCTGTTTCCAAAGGACGAAAAGTCCCGGCTCCTGAAGCTGAAAATTGAAGAGATTTTGGGCGCTCATTTAGCGTCCGACCGTACTACACAGACAATTTAA
- a CDS encoding DNA polymerase III subunit delta': MSGLAVLAPWIDKQRAQLLSQNGHAWLLQGPSGLGQYQLALELARAWLCERRTDRTVACGVCASCHAIEVRSHADLCVLMPEIEMLELAWPLGEKAQAEIDDKKRKPSKEIRVEAMRDAVEFSQRTSARGIGKVVLVFPAERMNNIAANALLKTLEEPPGNVKFVLATESAHQLLPTIRSRCIAHSMQWPEVELSLNWLVSLGVPSQTASLLLSASGGRPQNALSLHASGVNPLAWNDFPKAMQAGDVGFVKDWSLANLIDALQKLSHDCIAVKMGAKPRFFSSIEVAKHAPVASLTEWSKTLTLAMRTIEHPFNAGLALEAFVQQAKSALNSRP, from the coding sequence GTGAGCGGACTTGCTGTACTTGCGCCTTGGATTGACAAGCAACGCGCACAGTTGCTCTCTCAGAACGGGCACGCTTGGCTATTGCAAGGTCCTTCTGGGCTGGGACAGTACCAATTGGCGCTAGAACTCGCAAGAGCTTGGCTGTGTGAGCGACGCACGGATCGCACAGTTGCTTGTGGCGTCTGTGCTAGTTGCCATGCCATAGAAGTCAGGTCCCACGCCGACCTATGTGTCCTGATGCCAGAGATTGAAATGTTAGAACTGGCTTGGCCGTTAGGTGAAAAGGCACAGGCTGAGATCGACGATAAGAAGCGTAAGCCCAGCAAAGAGATCCGAGTTGAAGCTATGCGCGATGCAGTTGAGTTTTCGCAACGAACAAGTGCCAGAGGGATCGGCAAGGTCGTTCTCGTCTTTCCGGCCGAGCGAATGAACAACATAGCAGCCAATGCACTGCTTAAGACACTCGAAGAGCCGCCCGGAAACGTCAAATTCGTTTTAGCGACTGAGTCAGCGCACCAATTGTTGCCCACCATCAGGAGCCGATGTATCGCGCACTCGATGCAATGGCCGGAAGTAGAACTTAGCCTTAATTGGCTCGTGTCCCTAGGGGTGCCTTCTCAAACAGCATCTTTGCTCCTAAGTGCATCTGGGGGACGCCCACAGAATGCTTTGTCACTGCATGCCTCTGGAGTTAATCCGTTGGCGTGGAATGATTTTCCAAAGGCAATGCAGGCAGGCGACGTAGGTTTCGTAAAAGACTGGTCCCTGGCTAACTTGATCGATGCGTTGCAAAAACTTAGCCACGATTGCATCGCTGTGAAGATGGGGGCAAAACCGCGATTTTTCTCCTCCATTGAAGTAGCAAAGCATGCTCCGGTAGCTTCCCTTACAGAGTGGAGCAAGACGCTGACTCTCGCGATGAGGACCATTGAGCACCCATTTAATGCGGGGCTTGCGTTGGAGGCGTTTGTCCAACAAGCAAAAAGCGCACTAAACTCAAGGCCTTAG
- the tmk gene encoding dTMP kinase translates to MSGLFISFEGIDGAGKSTHINALVEAFETMGRNVVRTREPGGTPLAETLRELVLNKAMDPMTEALLVFAARRDHIVQVIQPALSQGAVVLCDRFTDSSFAYQGGGRSFDWNVLESLERWVQVQSIGSILQPDVTIWFDLPSNVAAIRLQGARVPDKFESQSEPFFDRVAQAYAKRMSSAPDRFVRVNSNQAAADVWSDIHAVLVAKGVLV, encoded by the coding sequence ATGAGTGGTCTCTTTATTAGCTTCGAAGGAATAGATGGCGCGGGCAAATCTACCCACATCAATGCTTTGGTAGAAGCATTCGAGACGATGGGGCGTAATGTTGTACGGACGAGAGAGCCAGGGGGAACGCCATTGGCAGAAACTCTCAGGGAGCTGGTTTTGAACAAGGCCATGGACCCTATGACGGAGGCCTTGCTGGTGTTTGCCGCACGCAGAGACCATATCGTGCAGGTGATTCAACCAGCGCTGAGTCAAGGAGCGGTCGTCCTGTGCGATCGTTTCACCGATTCTAGTTTTGCGTACCAAGGAGGAGGGCGTTCGTTTGACTGGAACGTACTTGAATCCCTGGAGCGCTGGGTTCAGGTCCAAAGTATCGGATCGATACTTCAACCCGATGTCACTATTTGGTTCGACTTACCTTCCAATGTTGCAGCCATTAGGCTGCAAGGTGCACGCGTGCCTGACAAGTTCGAATCCCAATCAGAGCCATTCTTTGACCGCGTTGCTCAGGCTTATGCAAAGCGGATGTCAAGCGCGCCAGATCGTTTTGTGAGAGTGAATTCCAACCAAGCAGCTGCGGATGTGTGGAGCGATATTCACGCAGTCTTGGTGGCTAAGGGAGTGCTGGTGTGA
- the mltG gene encoding endolytic transglycosylase MltG has product MRFFLSILVAVCLLSGLSAYWWLNQPLALAASTVDLSIEPGATVREITQDVVDAGANVNPSAMYWWFRLSGQARKIKAGSYELDSSTTPISLLRKLVAGEESLRRVTLVEGWTFKQVRLALKNAEGLKGQTMDLADDALMRQLGKPGASPEGQFFPDTYAFAKGSTDLAVLQRASRAMDKKLAAVWAQRDKNASSRTPMDALILASIVEKETGRASDRALVSAVFNNRLRIGMRLQTDPTVIFGLGDSFDGNLRRIDLQTDTPWNTYTRNGLPPTPIAIPGKAALLAAVQPAKSNALYFVAKGDGSSYFSASLDEHNRAVNKYQRGQ; this is encoded by the coding sequence GTGCGCTTCTTTCTATCTATCTTGGTGGCGGTCTGCCTTTTGTCAGGTCTTTCTGCTTATTGGTGGCTCAATCAGCCATTGGCTCTCGCCGCGTCTACCGTTGATCTATCAATTGAGCCTGGTGCCACGGTCAGAGAGATCACGCAAGACGTCGTTGATGCGGGGGCAAATGTTAACCCTAGCGCTATGTATTGGTGGTTTCGCCTGTCTGGGCAAGCCCGCAAGATTAAGGCGGGCAGTTATGAGCTTGACAGCAGCACCACACCCATTAGCCTTCTTCGCAAGTTGGTCGCGGGAGAAGAGTCTTTGCGCAGAGTGACCTTGGTTGAGGGTTGGACCTTTAAGCAAGTGCGCTTGGCTCTCAAAAACGCGGAGGGTCTAAAAGGACAAACCATGGATCTAGCAGATGATGCCTTGATGAGGCAACTTGGCAAACCGGGTGCAAGTCCAGAGGGGCAGTTTTTCCCGGACACCTATGCATTTGCCAAGGGAAGTACCGACTTAGCTGTGCTCCAACGGGCTTCTCGCGCAATGGACAAAAAGCTAGCAGCCGTTTGGGCGCAGCGCGACAAAAATGCCAGCTCGCGCACGCCGATGGACGCTTTGATTTTGGCGAGCATTGTTGAAAAAGAGACAGGGCGTGCCAGCGATCGCGCATTGGTCTCGGCAGTGTTTAACAACCGACTGCGCATAGGCATGCGCTTGCAAACCGACCCTACCGTGATTTTTGGCTTAGGTGATAGCTTTGACGGAAACCTACGCAGGATTGACCTGCAAACGGACACCCCTTGGAACACCTATACACGCAATGGACTGCCACCAACGCCTATCGCGATTCCAGGAAAGGCTGCGCTGCTGGCGGCGGTGCAGCCAGCGAAGTCGAATGCGCTGTACTTTGTCGCCAAGGGCGATGGAAGCAGTTACTTTAGTGCTAGCCTTGATGAGCACAACCGTGCGGTTAACAAATACCAACGTGGCCAGTGA
- a CDS encoding YgfZ/GcvT domain-containing protein, with amino-acid sequence MYDFSALQGVSTIENLGVIRVDGEDGAKFIHGQLSNDFLLLDTTQARLAAFCTPKGRMQASFIGVKTGQTQLLLVCSKDLLAATLKRLAMFVMRSKVKLTDASADYMLFGLAGDAVIQRMDGDHKPWSTHASHGVHQVDLYPAGGVPRQLWLVPANSPEPKGPPLDPSLWAWGEVCSAVATVSQATFEAFVPQMLNYESVGGVNFKKGCYPGQEVVARSQFRGTLKRRAFVAHTASATEAGIEIYPAEEDSQPVGTVVQSAPSPHGGWDAIISVQLSALSSGTLHYASPKGPEMALQPLPYTLLEDV; translated from the coding sequence ATGTACGATTTTTCAGCACTCCAAGGTGTTAGCACAATTGAAAACCTAGGCGTCATACGGGTGGATGGCGAGGACGGTGCGAAGTTCATCCACGGGCAGCTAAGCAATGATTTTCTCTTGCTGGACACAACACAGGCGAGGCTCGCAGCGTTTTGCACCCCTAAAGGGCGCATGCAGGCTAGCTTTATCGGCGTTAAGACGGGGCAAACCCAGCTTTTGCTGGTCTGCAGCAAAGACTTGCTGGCTGCAACACTTAAGCGACTGGCCATGTTTGTCATGCGATCTAAGGTCAAACTAACGGATGCCTCTGCAGACTACATGCTTTTTGGTCTGGCAGGCGACGCTGTAATTCAGCGAATGGATGGTGATCACAAGCCGTGGTCCACACACGCGTCTCACGGCGTCCATCAAGTGGACTTGTACCCTGCGGGGGGGGTTCCACGCCAGTTGTGGCTTGTTCCCGCCAATTCACCGGAACCCAAAGGGCCACCGCTGGATCCGTCTCTGTGGGCATGGGGTGAAGTATGCAGTGCCGTGGCCACCGTGTCGCAAGCAACGTTTGAGGCGTTTGTGCCGCAAATGCTTAACTACGAATCTGTCGGCGGGGTCAACTTCAAGAAAGGATGCTATCCGGGTCAAGAGGTGGTTGCACGAAGTCAGTTTCGTGGAACCTTAAAGCGCCGCGCCTTCGTAGCGCATACCGCATCCGCAACAGAAGCAGGAATTGAGATCTACCCTGCAGAAGAAGACTCGCAGCCGGTTGGCACTGTGGTCCAAAGCGCGCCATCACCGCATGGCGGGTGGGATGCGATTATCAGCGTTCAGCTCAGCGCTTTGTCTAGCGGGACTTTGCACTATGCGAGTCCCAAGGGGCCAGAAATGGCACTGCAACCGCTTCCGTACACCCTCCTCGAAGACGTTTAG
- a CDS encoding protein phosphatase CheZ — protein sequence MTTQLSKEEAFSRLGAITREMHEALTALGGNQLHTIVAEIPDARDRLAYVGKMTEDAANKVLTLVETAKPECDDLATRGIELGQSLARMAAAEDLSVERARALLGVCGKFAERSAKFADGQATVLSDIMMAQDFQDLSGQVIKKVIDIINRTEMQLVHLLLDSAPAEVSAAATSSVAAAAVAATVDTHVLEGPQTADNALQQSDVDDLLASLGF from the coding sequence ATGACTACACAGTTAAGTAAAGAAGAAGCATTTTCCCGACTTGGTGCCATCACACGGGAGATGCATGAAGCACTGACCGCGCTAGGTGGCAATCAACTGCACACCATTGTGGCGGAGATTCCTGACGCACGGGACCGCTTGGCCTATGTAGGCAAAATGACCGAAGACGCTGCCAACAAAGTGTTGACTTTGGTAGAAACGGCAAAACCAGAGTGTGACGATCTCGCCACGCGTGGCATTGAGCTCGGGCAGTCTTTGGCGCGTATGGCTGCAGCTGAAGATTTAAGCGTAGAGCGTGCCCGAGCGCTTTTGGGTGTGTGTGGTAAGTTTGCAGAGCGCTCCGCCAAGTTCGCGGACGGCCAAGCCACCGTGCTTAGCGACATCATGATGGCCCAAGATTTTCAAGACCTTTCCGGCCAGGTGATTAAAAAAGTAATCGACATCATTAACCGGACTGAAATGCAACTGGTGCACCTGCTTTTGGACAGTGCTCCTGCCGAAGTATCTGCCGCAGCCACTTCCAGCGTGGCAGCAGCTGCGGTTGCAGCTACGGTCGATACTCATGTCTTGGAAGGTCCTCAGACAGCCGACAACGCTTTGCAACAGTCGGACGTAGACGATTTACTAGCGTCACTGGGATTCTGA
- a CDS encoding alpha/beta hydrolase: MHKILDSMARAKRVPLHAQTPEQARASYAAGAGVLELPCQAVERLENFTLPTRDGYALPVRLYAPHGPHLPVLVYFHGGGFTVGSIATHDVLCRRLSHLAGCAVLSVDYRLAPEHRFPTAYFDAWDAVQWVASIGRERGLDVDRIAVGGDSAGGTLAAACAITARDAGLAIALQLLFYPGCEGHQNSNSHKLFKHGFVLEEEHISFFFNQYIRTPEDRNDWRFAPLDGVDDSGFERDLSGVAPAWFGLAECDPLVDEGVAYADRLRMAGVSVDLDIYRGVVHEFIKMGRAIPQAIQAHADATRALRRAFGNA, encoded by the coding sequence ATGCACAAGATTCTTGACAGCATGGCGCGGGCCAAGCGCGTCCCCTTGCATGCCCAGACCCCTGAACAAGCCCGAGCCTCCTATGCGGCCGGGGCTGGTGTTTTAGAACTTCCCTGCCAAGCCGTCGAGCGACTCGAAAACTTTACGTTGCCTACGCGAGATGGCTATGCGCTCCCTGTGCGACTCTATGCGCCACACGGTCCGCACTTGCCAGTGCTAGTTTATTTCCATGGGGGTGGATTTACGGTGGGTAGTATTGCGACACATGACGTGTTGTGTCGTCGCTTGAGCCATTTGGCTGGCTGCGCCGTGCTTTCTGTGGACTATCGGCTCGCTCCGGAGCATCGGTTCCCAACGGCATATTTCGACGCTTGGGACGCCGTGCAGTGGGTCGCAAGCATTGGGCGGGAGCGCGGTTTGGATGTGGATCGTATTGCCGTGGGAGGCGACAGTGCTGGTGGAACATTGGCGGCCGCCTGCGCCATTACGGCGCGCGATGCAGGGCTTGCCATTGCGCTGCAATTGCTGTTTTATCCAGGATGCGAAGGGCACCAGAATAGCAACTCCCACAAGTTGTTCAAGCATGGCTTTGTGCTGGAGGAAGAGCACATTAGCTTCTTCTTCAACCAATACATCCGCACGCCAGAAGACCGAAACGACTGGCGCTTTGCGCCATTAGATGGTGTCGACGACTCTGGCTTTGAGCGTGATCTGAGTGGTGTTGCGCCTGCATGGTTTGGCCTCGCGGAGTGCGATCCTTTGGTCGATGAAGGGGTTGCCTATGCAGACCGATTGCGTATGGCGGGAGTTTCTGTGGATCTGGACATCTATCGTGGCGTTGTGCACGAATTCATCAAAATGGGCCGTGCGATTCCACAAGCCATCCAGGCCCACGCCGATGCGACAAGGGCTTTGCGGCGTGCGTTCGGCAATGCTTGA
- a CDS encoding methyl-accepting chemotaxis protein, translating into MKMSDRISVRLIVIFVSITTLLITLFGAYTYASNKSSMEQQLHDEIQRVVARLQTGLPAPIWNFDAKQLDTLLDAEMGAPSVSAIVVRNAKQEFSIGRIRDSEGKPAVAKADALPTGDKIAEEFKFDDAGQLKTVGVVEVYMSRAEMERALRNEIVRILLQVVVLNIALIAALVLGLNAVVLRSLNEVREALAVISSGDADLTQRLRVARADEIGEVARLFNIFVARLQDIIKQIGDSTHSLSHATGEIASGNMDLSSRTERQASSLEETAASMEELTSTVKRNTDNARQANAMATAASTVAAKGGSVVSEVITTMASINESSKKIVDIIAVIDGIAFQTNILALNAAVEAARAGEQGRGFAVVAAEVRALAGRSAAAAKEIKTLIGDSVEKVEIGSALVNQAGETMTEIVGSVKRVNDIMGEIMAASQEQMEGIDQINDAIKEMDTVTQQNAALVEEAAAAAGSMQEQSSNLAHVVSVFKVD; encoded by the coding sequence ATGAAGATGTCCGACCGAATTAGCGTCAGGCTAATCGTCATATTTGTTTCTATCACCACCCTCTTGATTACATTGTTTGGCGCTTACACCTACGCCAGCAACAAGAGCAGTATGGAGCAGCAACTCCATGACGAGATCCAACGGGTCGTGGCTAGATTGCAAACAGGTTTACCCGCACCCATTTGGAACTTTGACGCCAAGCAGTTGGATACTCTTCTGGACGCAGAGATGGGGGCACCATCCGTCTCCGCCATTGTGGTGCGCAATGCCAAGCAGGAGTTCTCCATTGGCCGTATCCGTGACTCAGAAGGCAAGCCGGCGGTGGCCAAGGCCGATGCCTTGCCAACAGGCGACAAGATCGCAGAAGAGTTTAAGTTTGATGACGCAGGCCAACTCAAAACCGTGGGGGTGGTTGAGGTCTACATGTCGCGTGCAGAAATGGAACGCGCCTTGCGCAATGAAATCGTGCGTATCCTCCTGCAGGTGGTGGTGCTGAACATTGCCCTGATTGCGGCTTTGGTTCTAGGCTTGAATGCCGTGGTACTGCGTTCCTTAAACGAAGTGCGCGAGGCCTTGGCGGTTATTTCGAGCGGAGATGCAGATTTGACCCAACGCTTGCGAGTGGCCCGTGCGGATGAAATCGGTGAAGTAGCCCGACTTTTCAACATATTCGTAGCGCGCTTGCAAGACATCATCAAACAAATTGGTGACAGCACGCACTCCCTGTCGCATGCCACCGGAGAAATTGCTAGTGGCAATATGGATCTTTCTTCACGCACAGAAAGGCAGGCCAGCTCTCTGGAGGAAACGGCAGCCTCCATGGAAGAGCTAACAAGCACCGTAAAGCGCAACACGGACAATGCGCGTCAGGCGAATGCCATGGCGACTGCTGCGTCCACTGTTGCAGCCAAAGGTGGCTCTGTGGTGTCTGAGGTGATTACCACCATGGCGTCAATCAACGAGTCGTCCAAAAAAATTGTGGACATCATTGCAGTGATTGACGGCATTGCTTTCCAGACCAATATCTTGGCGCTCAATGCGGCCGTTGAAGCCGCACGCGCAGGCGAGCAGGGCAGGGGCTTTGCGGTAGTTGCCGCCGAGGTGCGTGCGCTGGCTGGGCGGTCAGCTGCTGCGGCAAAAGAGATTAAGACGCTGATTGGTGATTCCGTTGAAAAAGTGGAAATTGGCAGCGCGCTGGTAAACCAAGCTGGCGAGACGATGACCGAAATCGTGGGTAGCGTGAAACGGGTGAACGACATCATGGGCGAGATCATGGCGGCCAGCCAAGAGCAAATGGAAGGTATCGACCAGATTAACGACGCGATCAAGGAGATGGACACGGTGACCCAGCAAAATGCAGCATTGGTGGAAGAGGCCGCCGCTGCCGCAGGCTCTATGCAAGAGCAATCATCCAATCTGGCGCATGTGGTAAGCGTGTTTAAGGTGGACTGA
- a CDS encoding phospholipase: MRALQIFAGPRARESIAQSGLAPQHVRTMAAAAGGPKGLILGALDRFIFGEWLNQSEQTVDLVGASIGAWRMATACLPDSIQGFKRLEHDYVHQHYETLPGQKRPTAQSVSESFGRNLRAFYDGQVAEVLSHPRYRLNIVTTRGRHVLATEHRLRTPLGYFGAFVTNAMHRKAMGAWLERVVFSSGPPQLPLPFGTSDYRTRRVALSTANFSMALQASCSIPFVLQAVHGIPGAPPGAYWDGGITDYHLHLNYPFATQNEEVVPPAKGGRAADLVLYPHFQKAVVPGWLDKGLRWRHRSTHFLDTMVLLAPNPEWVKTLPNSKLPDRADFTHYSNDLAGRMKAWTTAISASAQLADEFAAWTAQPDVRWIHPI, translated from the coding sequence ATGCGTGCTCTTCAAATCTTTGCAGGGCCGCGGGCCCGTGAATCTATTGCCCAATCTGGACTGGCCCCGCAGCACGTACGCACCATGGCTGCAGCTGCGGGTGGACCCAAAGGCCTAATTCTTGGCGCCTTGGATCGGTTCATTTTTGGCGAGTGGCTTAACCAGTCAGAACAGACTGTGGACTTGGTAGGCGCGTCCATCGGTGCTTGGCGCATGGCGACGGCCTGTCTGCCCGACAGTATTCAAGGGTTTAAGCGTTTAGAGCATGACTACGTCCACCAGCACTACGAGACACTGCCAGGCCAAAAAAGGCCGACGGCGCAGTCGGTGAGCGAGTCCTTTGGACGCAACTTAAGGGCGTTTTATGACGGGCAGGTGGCGGAGGTGCTTTCTCACCCGCGTTATCGGCTGAATATTGTGACCACACGGGGCAGACATGTGTTGGCGACTGAACACCGTTTACGCACACCCTTGGGGTACTTTGGCGCCTTTGTAACTAATGCTATGCATCGCAAAGCGATGGGGGCGTGGCTGGAGCGCGTGGTTTTTTCAAGTGGTCCCCCTCAATTGCCTTTGCCATTTGGCACAAGTGATTACCGCACGCGGAGGGTCGCGCTGAGCACGGCTAATTTTTCAATGGCTTTGCAGGCAAGCTGTTCGATCCCTTTTGTATTGCAGGCAGTGCACGGAATCCCGGGCGCACCTCCTGGCGCCTACTGGGATGGTGGCATTACCGACTACCACTTGCACTTGAACTATCCATTCGCGACCCAGAACGAGGAAGTCGTCCCACCTGCCAAAGGCGGGCGAGCTGCAGATTTGGTGTTGTACCCGCATTTTCAGAAGGCTGTGGTGCCAGGTTGGTTAGATAAGGGGCTTCGCTGGCGTCATCGATCCACCCATTTCTTAGACACCATGGTCTTGTTAGCTCCCAATCCAGAGTGGGTTAAGACCTTGCCTAATTCCAAGCTGCCAGACCGAGCGGACTTCACCCATTACAGCAATGACTTGGCTGGCCGCATGAAGGCATGGACTACTGCAATCAGTGCAAGCGCCCAACTGGCCGATGAGTTTGCAGCTTGGACGGCTCAACCTGATGTGCGCTGGATTCATCCGATTTAA